One Mytilus trossulus isolate FHL-02 chromosome 5, PNRI_Mtr1.1.1.hap1, whole genome shotgun sequence DNA segment encodes these proteins:
- the LOC134718761 gene encoding uncharacterized protein LOC134718761, whose protein sequence is MALTIFKGVTKLAIGGAAVYVTVDQGVWKNSQQASKAAEKVRNNVLSATNEYSKQIVTTVKKGINEDIPKSWNSGVQLTFSTLAETPEYSKKALVSTKDLVKKQLGP, encoded by the exons ATGGCATTGACAATTTTCAA aggaGTAACAAAGCTTGCCATTGGTGGGGCTGCTGTCTATGTTACGGTGGACCAGGGAGTGTGGAAAAACTCCCAACAGGCGAGTAAGGCTGCAGAAAAAGTCAGAAATAATGTGTTATCTGCCACAAACGAATACAGCAAACAG attGTGACAACTGTCAAGAAAGGGATAAATGAAGATATACCAAAGTCATGGAATTCAG GTGTACAGCTTACATTCAGTACTCTTGCAGAAACTCCAGAATATAGCAAAAAAGCTTTGGTATCAACAAAAGATTTAGTTAAAAAACAGTTGGGACCATAA